Proteins encoded within one genomic window of Halocatena marina:
- a CDS encoding ABC transporter substrate-binding protein, which produces MVADDTRRVSRRRYLAAAAVSAAGLSALAGCSSPLSGNSDANALDAEVPKGAPESVETKYWHDWPTIEADTPPMEYTATAGGVLDPVTIEFSTEDDSWMREHAFMIQRALADLGAPTTLNDRPLNQLYAQSWTTAGLENMISMSTHGPDPQRGLDPNPLLMRRHKSNPSNYDNYWHPTLNDILDRQRQQTGDRKTRKRLVDRALTIFAEDVGGLITLFPDVITAANERKWNGYVPTPGDGPTGDAFQWSEVNLQPTAGDRSYVKGTTISMNSLNLPWAAGGAEEKRLRYIYDGLFDASPELEVIPALATNATVVDDTTIEMELRKGVTWHDGKQFTAEDVAFTVNYYLQHSSPSQAPFYEPIDAVEPLGKHAVRFSLKRPDASFLTQRVVRSAIIPKHRWADIDNPTQYNPANPIGSGPFEFESWSQSSKFVVNRSDEHWMWNNKWRTEHLGESATTGPGIDRVIWVNVGNINALIGGIQSGDIDAIAGRLSSQQAERAARPAAVEKKVTDNFAPLDTKLMFSAPLIRDKEFRVALAKSTDKKGFVKQVLRGHATVPPGENFISDIMMWHNKNTHDYGYDVEAARTILKRAGYTWDNNGNLRFPNGAAWGAFIERIQNGNCHQRRTDLGQRNFASDE; this is translated from the coding sequence ATGGTGGCTGACGATACACGACGAGTCAGTCGGCGTCGGTATCTCGCGGCAGCCGCGGTTAGCGCCGCAGGTCTGTCCGCGCTTGCGGGGTGTAGCTCACCGCTATCGGGAAACAGCGATGCGAACGCGCTCGATGCTGAGGTACCCAAAGGCGCACCCGAATCAGTCGAGACGAAGTACTGGCACGACTGGCCAACGATCGAAGCCGACACACCACCAATGGAGTATACTGCGACAGCGGGTGGAGTGCTCGATCCAGTGACGATTGAGTTCTCCACAGAAGATGATTCGTGGATGCGCGAGCACGCATTCATGATCCAGCGTGCACTCGCTGATCTCGGTGCACCGACGACGCTCAACGACCGTCCGCTGAATCAGTTATACGCACAGAGTTGGACCACAGCTGGCCTCGAAAACATGATCTCGATGAGTACTCACGGACCGGATCCCCAGCGAGGACTCGATCCAAATCCGTTGTTAATGCGCCGACACAAATCGAATCCGTCGAACTACGACAACTACTGGCACCCAACGCTCAACGACATCCTCGACAGACAGCGCCAGCAAACGGGCGACCGAAAGACACGAAAGCGCCTCGTTGATCGGGCGCTAACGATCTTTGCAGAGGATGTGGGCGGTCTCATTACGCTCTTTCCGGATGTCATCACGGCCGCCAACGAACGAAAATGGAATGGGTACGTTCCGACACCAGGAGATGGCCCGACGGGTGATGCCTTTCAATGGTCGGAGGTCAATCTCCAGCCGACGGCTGGCGACCGGTCCTACGTGAAAGGCACGACCATCTCGATGAACTCGCTCAATCTGCCGTGGGCCGCCGGTGGTGCAGAAGAAAAGCGACTCAGATATATTTACGATGGATTATTCGATGCGTCGCCTGAACTCGAAGTGATTCCCGCACTTGCGACGAACGCGACCGTTGTTGACGACACCACGATCGAGATGGAGCTTCGAAAGGGTGTCACGTGGCACGACGGGAAGCAATTCACTGCTGAAGACGTGGCGTTCACTGTCAATTACTATCTACAACATTCATCACCGAGTCAAGCACCTTTTTACGAACCGATCGACGCTGTCGAGCCACTCGGCAAACACGCTGTTCGGTTCTCTCTCAAGCGTCCGGATGCATCGTTTCTAACCCAACGCGTCGTCCGAAGCGCGATCATTCCAAAGCATCGATGGGCAGACATCGACAACCCGACTCAGTATAATCCAGCCAATCCAATCGGCAGTGGTCCGTTCGAATTCGAGAGCTGGTCTCAGAGCAGCAAGTTTGTCGTCAATCGTAGTGACGAGCACTGGATGTGGAACAACAAGTGGCGTACAGAGCATCTCGGAGAGAGTGCAACCACCGGACCGGGTATCGACCGTGTAATCTGGGTCAACGTCGGGAACATCAATGCGCTGATCGGCGGCATCCAGAGCGGAGATATCGATGCCATCGCTGGCCGTCTGTCGAGTCAGCAGGCCGAACGCGCAGCACGACCCGCTGCCGTCGAGAAGAAAGTCACCGACAATTTCGCACCATTAGATACGAAGCTCATGTTTTCTGCACCATTAATCCGCGATAAGGAGTTCAGAGTCGCACTCGCGAAATCCACCGACAAAAAAGGGTTCGTCAAACAAGTCCTCCGGGGACACGCGACTGTTCCGCCTGGCGAAAACTTCATTTCAGACATTATGATGTGGCACAACAAAAACACACACGATTACGGATACGACGTAGAAGCAGCACGGACGATTCTCAAACGGGCGGGATACACGTGGGACAACAACGGCAACCTCAGATTTCCGAACGGGGCTGCATGGGGTGCGTTCATCGAACGGATACAGAACGGCAACTGCCACCAGCGACGAACAGATCTCGGACAACGGAATTTCGCCAGCGATGAGTGA
- a CDS encoding ABC transporter permease: MSEFQRFLAKRIGISVLLTLVAVSVIFFTLRLLPGSPFTQLVASGNLTEQQVREIMQLYGLNRPLSEQYLAYLRNLLTFQFGYSIRQSRPVWEILGPKLLNTLVLLIPALVCTAILSTLLGMVAGWNRGSWLETGSIVTTTFFRSTPVFISALGFIIVFAYTFNLVPAFGMRDITVTPNGVGAYFSIDFLHHYILPFTVAMLYYSGDFLLLARNGIVERKGSAFLKLHRAKGLSETEQLWRAGRNSLLPVLTYFALRLGMVFQGLILLEVVFGWPGIGRQLVTSIAQQDYPVVQAAVFLMALAVIIMNLVADVLSAYFDPTVSMGGGN; encoded by the coding sequence ATGAGTGAGTTCCAGCGATTCCTCGCAAAGCGGATCGGAATTTCCGTATTGCTCACGCTCGTCGCTGTGTCGGTGATCTTTTTCACACTCCGGCTGCTACCAGGCAGTCCGTTCACGCAGTTGGTCGCGTCTGGCAATCTCACCGAACAACAAGTTCGGGAGATCATGCAACTCTATGGATTGAACAGACCTCTCAGTGAGCAATATCTCGCCTATCTTCGAAACCTGCTCACGTTCCAGTTTGGTTACTCGATCCGACAGAGCCGGCCCGTTTGGGAAATTCTTGGTCCGAAACTGCTCAACACGCTCGTCTTACTCATCCCAGCTCTGGTCTGTACGGCGATCCTGAGCACGCTTCTCGGGATGGTCGCTGGCTGGAATCGAGGATCGTGGCTGGAGACAGGAAGTATCGTAACGACCACCTTCTTTCGGTCGACACCGGTATTTATCTCAGCGCTCGGGTTCATTATCGTCTTCGCGTACACCTTCAATCTCGTTCCGGCATTCGGGATGCGAGATATCACGGTTACTCCAAACGGTGTCGGAGCCTACTTCTCGATCGACTTTCTCCATCACTACATACTCCCGTTTACTGTCGCCATGCTCTACTACAGCGGTGACTTTCTCTTGCTTGCTCGGAACGGTATCGTCGAGCGGAAGGGTTCTGCGTTCCTCAAGCTTCATCGAGCGAAAGGCCTCTCCGAAACTGAGCAGCTGTGGCGTGCCGGTCGGAACTCGTTGTTGCCCGTGCTGACGTACTTTGCGCTCCGGCTCGGGATGGTGTTTCAAGGTCTCATCTTGCTCGAGGTGGTTTTCGGTTGGCCAGGTATTGGCCGCCAGTTGGTCACCTCGATTGCACAGCAAGACTACCCGGTTGTACAGGCTGCTGTCTTCCTCATGGCGCTCGCTGTCATCATCATGAATCTCGTAGCCGACGTGTTATCGGCGTACTTCGATCCGACTGTCTCGATGGGAGGTGGTAACTGA
- a CDS encoding helix-turn-helix domain-containing protein, with the protein MEKLDTQLDDVRSIELDNAFYVEDGTWIESLTVSSATDFDPHEPLSEIWGVELFYTHEIPTGPSGVAIRRLTIIAKESYPFILSVVLRQEAIPNRIALQGNEFEVVATVRNWEQFRSLADELEETLGAFELQSVNQIETPGEPLGSGRITEVLTTKLTHEQLAALETAYDMGYFDVPRTASTVDIAEELNVSQSTVSERLRVAERNLFALIYGPREK; encoded by the coding sequence ATGGAAAAACTCGATACCCAGCTCGATGACGTTCGTAGCATCGAACTCGATAATGCCTTCTATGTCGAAGATGGCACGTGGATCGAGTCGCTCACGGTATCGTCGGCGACTGATTTCGATCCACACGAACCCCTTTCGGAGATTTGGGGTGTGGAACTGTTCTACACGCACGAAATACCAACTGGTCCATCTGGCGTCGCGATCCGCCGCCTGACGATTATCGCCAAGGAATCATATCCCTTTATTCTCAGCGTTGTCCTTCGTCAGGAAGCGATTCCAAATCGAATCGCACTGCAGGGAAACGAGTTTGAAGTTGTCGCCACCGTTCGAAATTGGGAACAGTTTCGTTCACTTGCCGACGAACTCGAGGAGACGTTGGGCGCATTTGAGTTACAAAGTGTGAATCAAATTGAAACTCCGGGAGAGCCACTCGGTAGTGGACGAATAACCGAAGTTCTCACCACGAAGCTCACTCACGAGCAACTCGCAGCGCTCGAAACCGCGTACGATATGGGCTATTTCGACGTGCCGCGAACGGCGTCGACAGTCGACATCGCGGAGGAGCTGAATGTTTCCCAATCGACGGTGAGCGAACGGTTGCGAGTTGCCGAACGGAACCTTTTCGCACTGATCTACGGTCCCCGCGAGAAATAG
- a CDS encoding CoA ester lyase — protein MTNRLRRSLLYTPADDRSMMVKGVETAADAVIFDLEDAIPDTAVSAARNRIIDVLTENDFETTELCVRINGLQTDAWLNDTLAAVEAGVDTIVLPMVGQPSHLETAVRVATDAAGPTPEFIPTIETPQGVANAHAIAKAARTLPSVSGFSFGFGDYTNAVGATGRPERLRDELERMTVRAAALGGLEPLATVYQDYTDEAGLRETARRARAIGFVGQKAIHPAQIEILNDVFTPSHEEIQQAQRFVAAFEDAERDSIVVDGTFLDTAIVEQYRTVIARSEAVDA, from the coding sequence ATGACCAACCGCCTTCGCCGTTCACTGCTGTACACGCCAGCAGACGACCGATCGATGATGGTAAAGGGCGTAGAAACCGCTGCCGACGCGGTCATCTTTGATCTGGAAGATGCGATCCCAGACACTGCGGTGTCCGCTGCACGAAATCGAATCATCGATGTCCTCACAGAGAACGACTTCGAAACAACAGAGCTCTGTGTGCGAATCAACGGACTCCAGACGGATGCATGGCTCAATGACACCCTCGCAGCTGTCGAGGCTGGCGTGGATACGATCGTGCTTCCGATGGTCGGACAACCGAGTCACCTCGAGACCGCCGTTCGGGTCGCCACCGACGCGGCTGGGCCAACACCGGAGTTCATCCCGACGATTGAGACGCCACAGGGCGTTGCGAACGCACATGCAATTGCAAAGGCGGCACGAACGCTTCCTTCGGTCTCCGGATTCTCGTTTGGCTTTGGTGACTATACAAATGCAGTCGGTGCAACCGGTCGACCGGAGCGACTTCGTGACGAACTCGAACGAATGACAGTGCGCGCAGCCGCACTCGGTGGACTCGAACCGCTTGCAACGGTTTATCAGGATTACACCGATGAAGCAGGGCTACGCGAGACAGCACGCAGGGCACGGGCGATCGGGTTCGTCGGCCAGAAGGCGATCCATCCCGCACAGATCGAGATACTCAATGACGTATTCACTCCATCACACGAGGAAATTCAGCAAGCACAGCGATTCGTTGCTGCGTTCGAAGACGCAGAGCGCGATTCGATCGTCGTCGACGGTACTTTCCTCGATACGGCTATCGTCGAACAGTATCGGACGGTTATCGCACGCAGTGAAGCGGTGGATGCATGA
- a CDS encoding helix-turn-helix domain-containing protein, with the protein MIDESSIEDSAVTVERRSPEDVFSLLANDVRIEILHALGETPDTSLSFSELQARVDVADSGNFNYHLEKLCGSFIRKDDDYELTHAGEQIIGAMLAGTYTADATIEPILLDWNCLLCGGAMTAEYFGERAHISCQTCGKGAVFPFPPGCLTQFDRSELPAAFARWLRQLVKRTIAGFCHVCAGRVDGALARLPGGTEANPKPSQAAFECQRCGGGMRFSGATLATFHPQVESFFFEHDLHLLAGHASRAWSRLDRFDSETLETDPPRLEMTFAHGGETLTAEIMPDATIRTVQRYATDS; encoded by the coding sequence ATGATCGACGAATCGTCCATCGAAGATAGTGCGGTGACCGTTGAACGACGCTCACCGGAGGACGTCTTCAGCCTGCTCGCGAACGATGTCCGCATCGAAATCCTCCACGCACTCGGTGAAACGCCGGATACGTCTCTGTCGTTCTCAGAACTTCAAGCGCGTGTGGATGTTGCCGACAGCGGGAATTTCAACTATCACCTAGAGAAACTCTGTGGTTCATTTATTCGAAAAGACGACGACTACGAACTCACACACGCTGGTGAACAGATCATCGGTGCGATGCTCGCAGGAACGTACACTGCAGACGCGACTATTGAACCAATATTACTGGATTGGAACTGTCTGCTCTGTGGCGGCGCGATGACTGCTGAGTACTTCGGAGAGCGCGCCCACATCTCCTGTCAGACGTGCGGAAAAGGCGCTGTGTTCCCGTTTCCGCCCGGGTGCCTCACGCAGTTCGATCGATCGGAACTCCCAGCGGCATTTGCACGGTGGTTGCGTCAACTCGTCAAACGGACCATTGCAGGATTCTGTCACGTTTGTGCCGGGCGCGTGGACGGTGCGCTCGCACGATTACCCGGAGGCACTGAAGCCAATCCAAAACCCTCTCAGGCTGCCTTCGAATGTCAGCGGTGTGGTGGTGGCATGCGATTCTCCGGCGCAACACTCGCAACCTTTCACCCGCAAGTTGAGTCGTTCTTTTTCGAGCACGACCTCCACCTGTTAGCTGGCCACGCATCCCGAGCATGGAGCCGTCTCGACCGGTTTGACTCCGAAACGCTCGAAACTGACCCGCCACGGCTTGAGATGACCTTCGCACACGGCGGTGAAACACTCACAGCCGAAATCATGCCGGACGCGACGATTCGAACCGTGCAGCGATACGCCACAGACAGCTAA
- a CDS encoding CaiB/BaiF CoA-transferase family protein — protein sequence MSEKPLDGVTVIDCASLYAGPLTAMALGDFGAEVIKIEHPQGDALREFGAYEEPLSYLWVNRNKKSVPLDLHTIEGQQLFCELVADADVLVENFRPGRLESWDIGWERLSELNPELVMVRTTGFGQTGPYSDRPGFGTLVESMSGYAYSTGHADGPPTLPPVAMADTICSLHSVYATMMALYWRDTCDGTGQYIDTAILETMFGTLGDHVIEYGRKEIDHERSGNQSSRTAPRNTYQTKDGRWVAISGSSANIAERILRIVGGEELVDDPRFETMEDRLANADTLDGIIDDWMGRHTRKEVIEIFETNEAALGPVYNMADVFEDPHFDERDAIIVVEDDEYGAVPMRGVFPKFSETPGAVRHTGPRLGEHTLEILPERTSVTETELKQLADEGVTTVEGDR from the coding sequence ATGAGTGAAAAACCACTTGACGGTGTCACCGTCATCGACTGTGCGTCACTGTATGCAGGTCCGCTTACCGCGATGGCGCTCGGAGATTTCGGCGCCGAGGTCATCAAGATCGAACATCCCCAGGGCGATGCGCTGCGAGAGTTCGGAGCGTACGAAGAACCGCTGTCGTATCTCTGGGTCAATCGAAACAAAAAGAGCGTTCCACTCGATCTCCACACCATCGAAGGACAGCAGCTATTCTGTGAGCTCGTTGCGGATGCGGATGTTCTCGTCGAGAACTTTCGTCCGGGACGGCTCGAATCGTGGGATATCGGCTGGGAAAGGCTCTCGGAGCTCAATCCGGAACTCGTGATGGTTCGGACGACTGGATTCGGTCAAACCGGCCCATACAGCGACCGGCCCGGATTCGGGACGCTCGTCGAGTCGATGAGTGGCTATGCGTACTCGACCGGTCACGCAGACGGTCCACCTACGTTGCCCCCCGTCGCGATGGCGGATACGATCTGCTCGCTGCACTCCGTGTACGCCACGATGATGGCGTTGTACTGGCGTGATACGTGTGATGGAACGGGCCAGTATATCGACACTGCAATTCTCGAAACCATGTTTGGAACGCTCGGTGATCACGTAATCGAGTACGGACGGAAAGAGATCGATCACGAACGGTCGGGTAACCAGAGTAGTCGCACCGCTCCACGAAACACCTATCAGACCAAAGACGGCCGATGGGTGGCGATATCGGGCAGCTCAGCGAACATCGCCGAACGTATTCTCCGGATCGTCGGTGGTGAGGAACTCGTTGATGATCCACGCTTTGAGACGATGGAAGACCGCCTAGCGAACGCTGATACACTCGATGGAATTATCGACGACTGGATGGGGCGTCATACCCGCAAAGAGGTAATCGAGATCTTCGAGACTAACGAGGCTGCCCTTGGACCAGTATATAATATGGCCGATGTTTTCGAGGATCCCCACTTCGACGAGCGTGATGCGATCATCGTGGTCGAAGACGACGAATACGGTGCTGTCCCGATGCGTGGTGTGTTCCCGAAATTCTCGGAAACACCCGGTGCTGTGAGACACACTGGTCCACGGCTCGGTGAGCATACTCTCGAAATACTGCCCGAACGGACCTCGGTTACCGAAACAGAACTAAAACAGCTTGCTGACGAGGGCGTGACGACAGTGGAGGGAGACAGATGA
- a CDS encoding ABC transporter ATP-binding protein produces MMDEAAADLTNDASTDYPLLELVRQYGRADSHYLMGAVGSAAVKSFIGFADVFLIGIAIDALFNDQPLALPLLPDAWIPTATEPLLTLVFVGTLVIAVNAVTVFGGALAEFSFGVFAQRILHRIRVHAFDAAQHRRLDYFDAHRTGDVMSALNDDINQLESFFAVLISATVWIVVTLVAAIVYMSVLNWQLAVFVLLSGPFIAVLNSWFSRRIEPLQDGVRRERGALNALLETSLDGIGVVKAFTGEAHEYDRVESASRDHVRARFRSRRLAVRQAPLNRLVAGMWLLATLAIGVYWILVGPPVLFTGSLTTGELVPFLFYMERITLPLKNLSGVIDGYTSAKAAAKRIDGVTDGESEGECEIADDTSNNGFTVENGHVCFENVTFHYSNGAQPAIESVSFAVESGETVGVVGATGAGKSTAVKLLLGLYDSDDGTITIDGEDIRNVPVRCLRSAIGYVNQDAFLFNDTVRYNIAYGADGAVSDEQVREAARLAGVHDDITELLRGYDTEVGERGTSLSGGQRQRIAIARAVVDDPEILILDEATSHVDTKTERIIQDQLSDLVADRTTCVIAHRLSTVRTADRILVLDDGEIVERGTHEELLEYDGTYATLWNVQIGIADASTA; encoded by the coding sequence ATGATGGATGAAGCGGCCGCAGATCTCACAAACGATGCGTCCACCGACTACCCGTTATTGGAATTGGTACGGCAGTACGGTCGCGCAGATAGTCACTATCTGATGGGTGCAGTCGGATCCGCCGCTGTGAAGTCGTTCATCGGGTTTGCGGATGTCTTTCTCATCGGAATCGCTATTGATGCGCTGTTCAACGATCAGCCCCTCGCTTTACCGTTGCTTCCCGACGCGTGGATACCAACAGCCACGGAACCGCTTCTGACGCTCGTATTCGTCGGCACCTTGGTGATCGCCGTAAACGCTGTGACTGTCTTCGGTGGCGCTCTCGCAGAGTTCAGCTTCGGCGTGTTCGCCCAGAGGATACTCCATCGTATCCGTGTGCACGCCTTCGATGCAGCCCAGCACCGCAGGCTCGACTACTTCGATGCCCACCGGACAGGCGACGTGATGAGTGCATTGAACGACGACATCAATCAACTCGAATCGTTCTTTGCGGTGTTGATCAGTGCCACCGTTTGGATCGTCGTTACTCTCGTCGCGGCGATCGTTTATATGTCAGTGCTGAACTGGCAGCTTGCGGTCTTCGTGCTGCTATCCGGGCCGTTTATCGCCGTTCTCAACAGCTGGTTCTCGCGGCGAATCGAACCGCTTCAGGATGGCGTCCGACGTGAACGCGGCGCGTTGAACGCGCTCCTCGAAACCAGCCTCGACGGTATCGGCGTCGTAAAGGCGTTTACTGGTGAGGCTCACGAATACGACCGCGTCGAATCCGCCTCGCGGGATCACGTTCGAGCGCGCTTTCGAAGCCGGCGCTTGGCAGTCCGGCAGGCACCCTTAAATCGCCTCGTCGCAGGAATGTGGCTGCTTGCGACGCTTGCAATCGGTGTCTACTGGATTCTTGTCGGGCCGCCAGTCCTATTCACAGGATCGCTAACCACGGGGGAACTTGTACCATTCCTGTTCTACATGGAGCGCATCACGCTGCCGCTGAAGAATCTTAGTGGCGTCATCGACGGCTATACGTCCGCGAAAGCGGCAGCAAAACGCATCGACGGTGTCACGGACGGCGAAAGTGAAGGTGAATGTGAAATTGCAGATGACACCTCGAACAACGGTTTCACGGTCGAAAACGGTCACGTCTGTTTCGAGAATGTGACGTTCCACTACTCGAATGGTGCACAGCCAGCAATCGAGAGTGTGAGCTTCGCTGTCGAATCAGGCGAGACAGTCGGGGTCGTTGGTGCGACTGGTGCTGGAAAATCGACAGCCGTGAAGCTCTTACTCGGGCTGTACGATTCCGATGACGGTACGATCACTATTGACGGCGAAGACATCCGTAACGTTCCGGTACGGTGTCTCCGGAGTGCCATCGGATACGTGAATCAAGACGCATTCCTGTTCAACGACACCGTCAGGTACAATATCGCGTACGGTGCTGATGGCGCTGTGTCCGACGAACAGGTCCGTGAGGCAGCACGACTGGCTGGCGTCCACGACGACATCACGGAGCTACTCAGAGGCTACGACACTGAGGTCGGCGAACGTGGCACGAGTCTCTCGGGCGGGCAACGCCAACGGATCGCTATCGCGCGCGCTGTGGTCGACGATCCTGAAATCTTGATCCTCGATGAGGCGACCAGCCACGTCGATACAAAGACCGAACGCATCATTCAAGACCAGCTCAGCGACCTCGTTGCGGATCGCACGACGTGTGTGATCGCACACCGACTATCGACAGTACGGACGGCCGATCGTATTCTCGTGCTCGACGATGGTGAGATCGTCGAACGTGGCACGCACGAAGAACTCCTCGAATACGACGGTACGTACGCCACTCTCTGGAACGTCCAGATTGGAATAGCCGACGCGTCTACTGCTTGA
- a CDS encoding VOC family protein — translation MIEKLRLTTRIVEEQDAALRFYTEKLGLEKKGDETFGPEARRWVTVAPKQDDTVEIVLEPLDWFEGEEAERRGAMLGRQPALAFTVDDCHATYETLRERGVEFTSEPKTQPYGIEAVATDLYGNGVVLVEHVSPEET, via the coding sequence ATGATCGAAAAACTCCGTCTCACCACCCGTATCGTAGAAGAGCAAGATGCTGCGCTGCGTTTTTACACCGAAAAACTCGGTCTCGAAAAGAAAGGTGACGAGACGTTTGGCCCCGAGGCTCGTCGCTGGGTCACTGTCGCCCCCAAACAAGACGATACGGTGGAAATTGTCCTTGAGCCACTCGACTGGTTCGAAGGTGAGGAGGCCGAACGTCGTGGTGCAATGTTGGGACGGCAACCGGCACTTGCTTTCACCGTGGATGATTGCCACGCAACGTACGAAACTCTCCGTGAACGAGGTGTCGAGTTTACCTCCGAACCAAAAACGCAACCTTACGGAATTGAGGCTGTTGCGACTGATCTGTACGGGAACGGAGTCGTTCTCGTCGAACACGTGTCTCCAGAAGAGACATAA
- a CDS encoding ABC transporter ATP-binding protein, translating into MQQSKTPVGYVFDEFVKPRWQQFAVGVGLLIAAVFLQRIPALIIGRTLDVLLLGSHRYTLPLVPVSWLPKTESGQAILTISVLGAAIITESTAKWYGSLVYEKISLQTLHEIRTDVFATAAALPITYHDDRDHGDIVSVVNDDVDTLADLFAGGRDGLLYGGGLVSAFTFMMVLNWQLAVLLLAVPVVLVVTARVYASLLEPRYDAVRESIGAVNVQIQDAIQGLATVKAFAGEPTERARVEAVSNSYKESMWSTIRLRIAYNGISWFCGTVGIWGLFLLGGYWILAGPPLFFTVELSAGNLLTFLIYAESFLDPTRRLAVHVVDKVESGQAAARRVVAIHQHDTPDVDNLSELTGTGSVEYDDVSFTYKNTGDYNQENSETLTNVSFTAESGEFIGIVGSTGAGKSTLMQLLFRFYEPDAGTVRIDGHDITAADAANLREYIGYVSQDPFLFPSTVAENIAYGDQNPDRETVIAAANDADAHEFITTLPTEYDTAVGERGTNLSGGQRQRIAIARALYHDPEILVFDEATSHVDNETEAAIQQRLATSAGDRTIFAIAHRLSTVRTADRILVLDDGEIVERGTHDDLVAADGIYADLWRVQIGTVATANDGTNSRTETELIE; encoded by the coding sequence ATGCAGCAATCGAAGACTCCAGTCGGTTACGTATTCGATGAATTCGTGAAGCCGCGATGGCAACAATTTGCAGTCGGTGTTGGTCTGCTCATTGCAGCAGTGTTTCTCCAACGAATCCCTGCACTCATTATCGGTCGTACCCTCGATGTGCTCCTTTTGGGGAGCCATCGATACACGCTCCCACTCGTTCCCGTATCGTGGCTTCCCAAGACAGAAAGTGGCCAAGCAATACTCACAATAAGCGTACTCGGTGCTGCTATCATTACAGAGAGCACCGCAAAATGGTACGGGAGCCTCGTTTACGAGAAGATCTCACTGCAAACACTGCACGAGATTCGGACGGACGTTTTCGCTACCGCAGCGGCACTACCGATTACCTATCACGACGACCGGGACCACGGCGACATTGTAAGCGTCGTTAACGACGATGTTGATACGCTTGCTGATCTGTTCGCAGGCGGCCGCGATGGCCTGCTGTACGGCGGGGGCCTCGTGAGTGCGTTCACGTTTATGATGGTACTCAATTGGCAGCTCGCAGTGCTACTGCTGGCGGTACCAGTCGTACTCGTGGTTACCGCCAGAGTGTATGCATCGCTGCTTGAACCGCGGTACGACGCCGTTCGAGAGAGCATTGGTGCCGTGAACGTTCAGATTCAGGACGCGATCCAGGGGCTGGCCACGGTGAAAGCGTTTGCCGGCGAACCCACCGAACGTGCTCGGGTTGAAGCTGTCTCGAACTCCTACAAGGAGTCGATGTGGTCGACAATCCGGCTCCGGATTGCGTACAACGGCATCTCGTGGTTTTGTGGAACGGTCGGTATCTGGGGGTTGTTTCTTCTCGGCGGTTACTGGATACTCGCCGGGCCACCGCTGTTTTTCACGGTCGAACTGTCTGCAGGCAACCTACTGACGTTCCTCATCTACGCAGAGTCGTTCCTTGATCCGACTCGCCGACTCGCTGTTCACGTCGTCGATAAAGTTGAGAGCGGTCAGGCGGCCGCCCGCCGCGTCGTCGCTATACACCAGCACGACACCCCGGATGTCGATAATCTGTCGGAGCTCACCGGGACTGGATCTGTCGAATACGACGACGTCAGTTTCACATACAAAAACACAGGAGACTACAATCAGGAGAACAGCGAAACACTTACCAATGTCTCATTTACTGCTGAATCGGGTGAGTTCATCGGGATCGTTGGCTCGACTGGCGCTGGCAAGTCCACTCTGATGCAGTTGTTGTTTCGGTTCTATGAGCCGGACGCGGGTACAGTTCGTATCGACGGCCACGATATCACAGCCGCTGATGCCGCGAATCTCCGAGAGTATATCGGATACGTCAGTCAGGACCCATTCCTGTTTCCCAGTACCGTCGCGGAGAACATCGCGTATGGCGACCAGAACCCGGACCGAGAGACGGTGATCGCCGCAGCGAACGATGCAGATGCCCACGAATTCATTACTACTCTTCCTACAGAGTACGATACCGCTGTCGGCGAACGCGGCACGAATCTCTCAGGCGGTCAGCGCCAACGAATTGCCATCGCCCGTGCACTCTACCACGACCCCGAGATACTCGTCTTCGACGAAGCAACAAGCCATGTCGACAACGAAACTGAAGCCGCCATCCAGCAGCGTCTCGCTACGTCTGCGGGTGACCGGACGATTTTTGCCATCGCGCATCGGCTCTCCACGGTCCGGACTGCTGATCGCATCCTCGTGCTTGACGATGGTGAGATCGTCGAACGCGGCACTCACGACGACCTCGTCGCTGCGGACGGCATCTACGCGGATCTCTGGCGTGTTCAGATAGGGACCGTCGCTACCGCTAACGACGGTACGAACAGCCGCACCGAAACGGAGCTGATCGAATGA